A genomic stretch from Pseudomonas sp. MUP55 includes:
- a CDS encoding ABC transporter permease yields MIFDYNVIWEAMPLYLGGLLTTLKLLAISLFFGLLAALPLGLMRVSKQPIVNGVAWLYTYVIRGTPMLVQLFLIYYGLAQFEAVRESFLWPLLSSATFCACLAFAINTSAYTAEIIAGSLKATPNGEIEAAKAMGMSRYKLYRRILLPSALRRALPQYSNEVIMMLQTTSLASIVTLIDITGAARTVNAQYYLPFEAYITAGVFYLCLTFILVRLFKLAERRWLSYLAPRKH; encoded by the coding sequence ATGATCTTCGACTACAACGTCATCTGGGAGGCCATGCCGCTGTACCTTGGCGGCTTGCTGACCACCCTGAAACTGCTCGCCATTTCGCTGTTCTTCGGCCTGCTCGCCGCATTGCCCCTGGGCTTGATGCGCGTGTCCAAGCAGCCGATCGTCAACGGTGTGGCCTGGCTCTACACCTATGTGATCCGCGGCACGCCGATGCTGGTGCAGCTGTTCCTGATCTACTATGGGCTGGCGCAGTTCGAGGCCGTGCGTGAAAGCTTCCTCTGGCCGCTGCTGTCCAGCGCCACGTTCTGTGCGTGCCTGGCATTTGCAATCAACACCAGCGCCTATACCGCCGAGATCATCGCCGGCAGCCTCAAGGCCACGCCCAATGGCGAGATCGAAGCGGCCAAGGCCATGGGCATGTCGCGCTACAAGCTGTACCGCCGCATCCTGTTGCCGTCGGCCCTGCGCCGCGCGCTGCCGCAGTACAGCAACGAAGTGATCATGATGCTGCAGACCACCAGTCTGGCCTCCATCGTCACCCTGATCGACATCACCGGTGCCGCGCGCACGGTGAACGCCCAGTATTACCTGCCGTTCGAAGCCTACATCACCGCCGGCGTGTTCTACCTGTGCCTGACCTTCATCCTGGTGCGCCTGTTCAAGTTGGCCGAGCGCCGCTGGCTGAGCTACCTGGCTCCACGGAAGCATTGA
- a CDS encoding ABC transporter permease — protein sequence MLKGYGAVILDGAWLTLQLALSSMALAIVLGLIGVALRLSPVRWLAWLGDLYSTVIRGIPDLVLILLIFYGGQDLLNRVAPMLGFDDYIDLNPLAAGIGTLGFIFGAYLSETFRGAFMAIPKGQAEAGLAYGMSSFQVFFRVMVPQMIRLAIPGFTNNWLVLTKATALISVVGLQDMMFKAKQAADATREPFTFFLAVAAMYLVITSVSLLALRYLEKRYSVGVRAADL from the coding sequence ATGTTGAAAGGCTACGGGGCCGTCATCCTCGATGGCGCATGGTTGACGCTTCAGCTCGCCTTGTCGTCCATGGCCTTGGCCATTGTTCTGGGTCTGATCGGGGTCGCGTTACGCCTGTCGCCGGTGCGCTGGTTGGCCTGGCTGGGTGACTTGTACTCCACGGTGATCCGCGGGATCCCCGACCTGGTGCTGATCCTGCTGATCTTCTACGGTGGCCAGGACTTGCTTAACCGCGTCGCGCCGATGCTCGGCTTTGACGACTATATTGACCTGAACCCCTTGGCCGCCGGTATCGGCACCCTGGGTTTCATCTTTGGCGCGTACCTGTCGGAAACCTTCCGCGGCGCCTTCATGGCCATTCCCAAGGGCCAGGCCGAGGCCGGCCTGGCGTATGGCATGAGCAGCTTTCAGGTATTTTTCCGGGTGATGGTGCCGCAGATGATTCGACTGGCGATCCCCGGTTTTACCAATAACTGGCTGGTGCTCACCAAGGCCACCGCGCTGATTTCAGTGGTGGGCCTGCAAGACATGATGTTCAAGGCCAAGCAGGCGGCCGACGCCACCCGCGAGCCTTTTACCTTCTTCCTCGCAGTGGCGGCGATGTACCTGGTGATCACCAGCGTGTCGTTGCTGGCCCTGCGCTATCTTGAGAAGCGCTACTCGGTAGGCGTAAGGGCGGCTGATCTATGA
- a CDS encoding ABC transporter substrate-binding protein has protein sequence MKKLVLLGALALSVLSMQAFAEGKPLKIGIEAAYPPFASKAPDGSIVGFDYDIGNALCKQMDVKCTWVEQEFDGLIPALKVRKIDAILSSMSITEDRKKSVDFTTRYYLTPARLVMKEGTAVSDSLDELKGKKIGVQRGSIHDRFAKEVLAPKGATIVPYGTQNEIYLDVQAGRLDGTVADATLLQDGFLKTDAGKGYAFTGPAFTDVKYFGDGVGIAVRKGDKENLERINAAIAAIRANGEYKKIQDKYFDFDIYGADAK, from the coding sequence ATGAAGAAACTCGTGCTGTTGGGCGCCCTGGCGCTGTCCGTGCTGTCCATGCAGGCTTTCGCTGAAGGCAAGCCACTGAAAATTGGTATCGAAGCAGCCTACCCTCCGTTTGCCTCCAAGGCGCCGGATGGCAGTATCGTCGGTTTTGACTACGACATCGGCAACGCGCTGTGCAAACAGATGGACGTGAAGTGCACGTGGGTCGAGCAGGAATTCGACGGCCTGATCCCGGCGCTGAAAGTGCGCAAGATCGACGCGATCCTGTCCTCGATGTCCATCACCGAAGACCGCAAGAAGTCGGTGGACTTCACCACCCGCTACTACCTGACCCCAGCTCGCCTGGTGATGAAGGAAGGCACTGCCGTCAGCGACAGCCTGGATGAGCTCAAAGGCAAGAAGATCGGCGTGCAGCGCGGTTCGATCCATGACCGTTTCGCCAAGGAAGTCCTGGCTCCGAAGGGCGCCACCATCGTTCCTTACGGCACCCAGAACGAAATCTACCTGGACGTGCAAGCCGGTCGCCTTGACGGCACCGTGGCTGACGCCACCCTGCTGCAGGACGGTTTCCTGAAAACCGACGCCGGCAAAGGCTACGCGTTCACCGGCCCTGCGTTCACCGACGTCAAATACTTCGGCGACGGCGTAGGTATCGCGGTTCGCAAAGGCGACAAGGAAAACCTGGAGCGTATCAACGCGGCTATCGCTGCGATCCGTGCCAACGGCGAGTACAAGAAAATCCAGGACAAGTACTTCGACTTTGACATTTACGGCGCTGACGCCAAGTAA
- the acs gene encoding acetate--CoA ligase: MSAASLYPVRPEVAANTLTDEATYKAMYQQSVVNPDGFWREQAKRLDWIKPFTTVKQTSFDDHHVDIKWFADGTLNVSYNCLDRHLAERGDQIAIIWEGDDPAESRNITYRELHEEVCKFANALRGQDVHRGDVVTIYMPMIPEAVVAMLACTRIGAIHSVVFGGFSPEALAGRIIDCKSKVVITADEGIRAGKKIALKANVDDALTNPETSSIQKVIVCKRTNGAIKWNQHRDIWYEDLMKVAGTVCAPKEMGAEEALFILYTSGSTGKPKGVQHTTGGYLLYAGLTHERVFDYRPGEIYWCTADVGWVTGHTYIVYGPLSNGATTVLFEGVPNYPDITRVAKIVDKHKVNILYTAPTAIRAMMASGTAACEGADGSSLRLLGSVGEPINPEAWDWYYKNVGQSRCPIVDTWWQTETGGNMMSPLPGAHALKPGSAARPFFGVVPALVDNLGNLIEGVAEGNLVILDSWPGQARTLYGDHDRFVDTYFKTFRGMYFTGDGARRDEDGYYWITGRVDDVLNVSGHRMGTAEIESAMVAHPKVAEAAVVGVPHDIKGQGIYVYVTLKNGEEPSEALRLELKNWVRKEIGPIASPDVIQWAPGLPKTRSGKIMRRILRKIATAEYDGLGDISTLADPGVVAHLIETHKTMNVA; the protein is encoded by the coding sequence ATGAGTGCGGCTTCCCTGTACCCCGTTCGCCCCGAAGTAGCAGCCAACACGCTGACCGACGAGGCGACCTACAAGGCGATGTACCAGCAGTCGGTGGTCAACCCCGATGGTTTCTGGCGCGAGCAAGCCAAGCGTCTTGACTGGATCAAGCCTTTCACCACGGTGAAGCAGACCTCGTTCGACGATCACCATGTCGACATCAAGTGGTTCGCCGATGGCACCCTGAACGTTTCCTACAACTGCCTGGACCGTCACCTCGCCGAGCGTGGCGACCAGATCGCGATCATCTGGGAGGGCGATGACCCTGCCGAGAGCCGCAACATCACCTACCGCGAGCTGCATGAAGAAGTCTGCAAGTTCGCCAACGCCCTGCGCGGCCAGGATGTGCATCGCGGCGACGTGGTGACTATCTATATGCCGATGATCCCCGAAGCCGTGGTCGCCATGCTGGCCTGTACCCGCATCGGTGCGATTCACTCCGTGGTGTTCGGCGGTTTTTCGCCGGAAGCCCTGGCCGGTCGCATCATTGACTGCAAGTCGAAGGTGGTGATCACTGCTGATGAAGGCATTCGCGCCGGTAAGAAGATTGCGCTGAAGGCCAACGTCGACGATGCGCTGACCAACCCGGAAACCAGCAGCATCCAGAAGGTCATCGTGTGCAAGCGCACCAATGGCGCGATCAAGTGGAACCAGCATCGCGACATCTGGTACGAAGACCTGATGAAAGTGGCGGGCACCGTGTGTGCGCCCAAAGAGATGGGTGCTGAAGAAGCGCTGTTTATCCTCTATACCTCCGGTTCCACCGGCAAGCCCAAGGGCGTGCAGCACACCACCGGCGGCTACCTGCTGTATGCGGGCCTGACCCACGAGCGCGTGTTCGACTACCGCCCAGGCGAAATCTACTGGTGCACCGCCGACGTCGGCTGGGTCACCGGCCACACCTATATTGTCTACGGGCCGCTGTCGAACGGCGCGACCACCGTGCTGTTCGAAGGCGTGCCGAACTACCCGGACATCACGCGGGTGGCGAAGATCGTCGACAAGCACAAGGTCAATATTCTCTACACCGCACCCACCGCGATCCGCGCCATGATGGCCTCGGGCACCGCCGCCTGCGAAGGCGCCGATGGCAGCAGCCTGCGCCTGCTCGGTTCGGTGGGCGAACCGATCAACCCGGAAGCCTGGGACTGGTACTACAAGAATGTCGGCCAATCCCGCTGCCCGATTGTCGACACCTGGTGGCAGACCGAAACCGGCGGCAACATGATGAGCCCGCTGCCGGGCGCCCATGCGCTCAAGCCGGGTTCGGCGGCGCGGCCGTTCTTCGGTGTGGTGCCGGCGCTGGTGGACAACCTCGGCAACCTGATCGAAGGCGTCGCCGAGGGCAACCTGGTGATCCTCGATTCGTGGCCGGGCCAGGCGCGTACGCTGTACGGCGACCATGATCGTTTTGTGGACACCTACTTCAAGACCTTCCGCGGCATGTACTTCACCGGCGACGGTGCGCGGCGTGACGAGGACGGCTACTACTGGATCACCGGACGGGTGGATGACGTGTTGAACGTATCCGGCCACCGCATGGGCACGGCCGAGATCGAAAGCGCCATGGTTGCCCACCCCAAAGTCGCGGAAGCGGCGGTGGTCGGTGTGCCGCATGACATCAAGGGCCAGGGCATCTATGTGTATGTCACCCTCAAGAATGGCGAAGAGCCGAGCGAAGCGCTGCGCCTGGAACTGAAGAACTGGGTGCGCAAGGAAATCGGCCCGATTGCCTCGCCGGATGTGATCCAGTGGGCGCCCGGCTTGCCGAAGACCCGCTCGGGTAAAATCATGCGCCGAATTCTGCGCAAGATCGCCACGGCTGAGTATGACGGGCTGGGGGACATTTCCACCCTGGCCGACCCAGGGGTGGTGGCGCACTTGATCGAGACGCACAAGACCATGAACGTCGCGTAA
- a CDS encoding DUF2790 domain-containing protein — translation MKALLVLALSSLCATAALADEAPTELAGQNAPIVEDYTYSTHLDVAKVLSMSDIPQVCEVVPVKMEYEDSQGQRHILNYHVMGNGCSNG, via the coding sequence ATGAAAGCGTTATTAGTTTTGGCCCTCAGCAGCCTGTGCGCCACCGCCGCCCTTGCCGACGAAGCCCCGACCGAACTGGCCGGCCAGAATGCTCCCATCGTTGAAGACTATACCTACAGCACCCACTTGGACGTCGCCAAAGTCCTGTCCATGAGTGACATTCCGCAAGTGTGCGAAGTTGTACCGGTGAAGATGGAATATGAAGATTCGCAAGGTCAGCGTCATATTCTTAATTATCATGTGATGGGCAATGGTTGTTCTAACGGATAA
- a CDS encoding ribonucleotide-diphosphate reductase subunit beta — MLSWDEFDKEEEGEVATKGANAGHATEANMDRLDGAGAAAAVEARAVTANDSAAIVRAKAALDKLDVAEGLAELEGASARVAVDEKRMINCRADLNQLVPFKYDWAWQKYLDGCANHWMPQEVNMTADIALWKNPEGLTDDERRIVMRNLGFFSTADSLVANNLVLAVYRLITNPECRQYILRQAFEEAIHTHAYQYCIESLAMDEGEIFNMYHEIPSVAKKAAWGLKYTRSISDPKFETGTVDTDKELLRNLVAYYCVLEGIFFYCGFTQILSMGRRNKMTGVAEQFQYILRDESMHLNFGIDVINQIKIENPHLWDAEMKEEATQMILQGTQLEIEYARDTMPRGVLGMNAAMMEDYLKFIANRRLSQIGLKEEYPGTTNPFPWMSEIMDLKKEKNFFETRVIEYQTGGALSWD; from the coding sequence ATGCTGAGCTGGGACGAATTCGACAAAGAAGAAGAAGGCGAGGTAGCCACCAAAGGCGCCAACGCCGGCCACGCCACCGAAGCCAACATGGACCGCCTCGACGGTGCCGGCGCTGCCGCCGCCGTTGAAGCCCGCGCCGTCACCGCCAACGACTCCGCTGCCATCGTGCGCGCCAAGGCCGCCCTGGACAAACTCGACGTCGCCGAAGGCCTCGCCGAGCTCGAAGGCGCCTCCGCCCGCGTCGCCGTTGACGAAAAGCGCATGATCAACTGCCGCGCCGACCTCAACCAGCTCGTGCCTTTCAAGTACGACTGGGCCTGGCAGAAATACCTCGACGGCTGCGCCAACCACTGGATGCCGCAAGAGGTCAACATGACCGCCGACATCGCCCTGTGGAAAAACCCCGAAGGCCTGACCGATGACGAGCGCCGCATCGTCATGCGCAACCTGGGCTTCTTCTCCACCGCCGACTCCCTGGTCGCCAACAACCTGGTGCTGGCCGTCTACCGCCTGATCACCAACCCGGAGTGCCGGCAGTACATCCTGCGCCAGGCCTTCGAAGAAGCGATCCACACCCACGCCTATCAGTACTGCATCGAATCGCTGGCCATGGATGAAGGCGAGATCTTCAACATGTACCACGAGATCCCATCGGTCGCCAAAAAAGCCGCCTGGGGCCTGAAGTACACCCGTTCGATCTCCGATCCGAAGTTCGAAACCGGCACCGTCGACACCGACAAGGAACTGCTGCGCAACCTGGTCGCCTACTACTGCGTGCTGGAAGGCATCTTCTTCTATTGCGGCTTCACCCAGATCCTCTCCATGGGCCGCCGCAACAAAATGACCGGCGTGGCCGAGCAGTTCCAGTACATCCTGCGCGACGAGTCGATGCACCTGAACTTCGGTATCGATGTGATCAACCAGATCAAAATCGAAAACCCACACCTGTGGGATGCCGAGATGAAGGAAGAAGCGACCCAGATGATCCTGCAAGGGACCCAGCTGGAAATCGAATACGCACGCGACACCATGCCGCGCGGCGTGTTGGGCATGAACGCGGCGATGATGGAGGATTACCTCAAGTTCATCGCGAACCGTCGCCTGTCGCAGATTGGCTTGAAGGAAGAGTACCCAGGCACGACTAACCCGTTCCCGTGGATGAGCGAGATCATGGACTTGAAGAAAGAGAAGAATTTCTTTGAGACTCGGGTGATCGAGTATCAGACCGGCGGCGCGTTGAGCTGGGATTGA
- a CDS encoding HAD-IB family hydrolase, which produces MLEAGPVDAKVLSVFDFDGTLTHHDSFVPFLKFAFGPGAFYGRMVKLAVPGLRFLLQQISRDELKAQLIRTFMTGMEKTWVQQKAEEYCQRNWARLMRPAGVLSVEQELGSGAVVTLCSASPALVLQPFADRLGIKLIGTELEVVDGVLTGKLTGNNCRCENKVLRLEAVYGDLGEYRLRAWGDTRGDRELLAAAQDAHFRHFHAKKKKRARLQR; this is translated from the coding sequence ATGCTCGAAGCCGGCCCCGTAGACGCCAAAGTACTTTCCGTCTTTGACTTCGACGGCACCCTCACCCACCACGACAGTTTCGTGCCCTTCCTCAAGTTTGCTTTTGGCCCTGGCGCGTTCTATGGCCGGATGGTGAAGCTGGCCGTGCCGGGGTTGCGCTTTTTGCTGCAGCAGATCAGCCGGGATGAGTTGAAGGCGCAGTTGATTCGCACCTTTATGACCGGGATGGAAAAAACGTGGGTGCAGCAGAAAGCCGAGGAGTACTGCCAGCGCAATTGGGCGCGCTTGATGCGCCCGGCCGGGGTGTTGTCGGTGGAGCAGGAGCTCGGTTCGGGGGCGGTGGTGACGCTGTGTTCGGCGTCGCCGGCGCTGGTGTTGCAGCCGTTTGCCGATCGGCTGGGGATCAAGTTGATTGGGACTGAGCTTGAGGTGGTCGACGGGGTGTTGACCGGCAAGCTCACCGGGAATAACTGCCGGTGCGAGAACAAGGTGCTACGGCTTGAGGCGGTGTACGGGGACCTGGGGGAGTATCGGCTGCGGGCCTGGGGCGATACGCGCGGGGATCGGGAGTTGTTGGCGGCGGCGCAGGATGCGCATTTTCGGCACTTTCATGCGAAGAAGAAAAAGCGGGCTCGGTTGCAGCGGTGA
- a CDS encoding LysR family transcriptional regulator — protein sequence METPLSTSGNLPPKPGTRPPLQLSGLDFKLLRVFMAVVEAGGFSAAQNELNVGLAAISKQISDLEIRIGMRLCTRGREGFALTEEGKLVYQASIELFTSVDSFRDKLSSAQNELIGDLSVGVIDNTVSDVNSPLITALGNLHSQSPKVRLRLYASQLDEVERGVVEGRLIVGIVPVYQRREEFDYFPLYEEKAHAYCAIGHPLFIANDITPEVLRQYEVVNHRYAIHRDKSQFVNYDSQSASASQVEAVAILILTGRFLGFLPEHYAAPLVREGRLRALCPEQVHLNTAFNLILRHNAPRSPMVKAFATALGVDLKTPL from the coding sequence ATGGAAACCCCACTTTCCACTTCTGGAAACCTGCCGCCAAAACCCGGCACCCGGCCACCGCTGCAACTGAGCGGGCTGGACTTCAAGTTGCTGCGGGTATTTATGGCCGTGGTCGAAGCCGGCGGTTTCAGTGCGGCGCAAAACGAACTGAATGTGGGCCTGGCGGCCATCAGCAAACAGATCTCCGACCTGGAAATTCGCATCGGCATGCGCCTGTGTACTCGCGGCCGAGAAGGCTTCGCGCTGACCGAAGAAGGCAAGTTGGTGTATCAGGCGTCCATCGAGTTATTTACCTCGGTGGACAGTTTTCGCGACAAGCTTAGTTCGGCGCAGAATGAGCTTATTGGTGACCTTAGTGTGGGGGTTATTGATAACACCGTCTCCGACGTTAATTCCCCGCTGATCACCGCGCTAGGCAACTTACATAGCCAGTCACCCAAAGTAAGATTGCGCCTGTATGCCTCGCAGTTGGACGAAGTTGAACGCGGCGTGGTGGAAGGTCGCTTGATCGTCGGCATCGTCCCCGTCTACCAACGCCGCGAGGAGTTCGACTACTTCCCCCTTTACGAAGAAAAGGCCCACGCCTACTGTGCCATAGGACACCCGCTTTTCATCGCGAACGACATTACACCCGAGGTGCTGCGCCAATACGAAGTGGTTAACCATCGGTATGCGATCCATCGCGACAAGTCCCAGTTCGTCAACTACGACAGCCAGTCCGCCTCAGCCTCCCAGGTTGAAGCCGTCGCTATCCTGATCCTCACCGGCCGCTTCCTGGGCTTTCTGCCGGAACACTACGCCGCGCCGCTGGTAAGGGAAGGGCGCCTGCGCGCACTGTGCCCGGAGCAGGTTCACCTGAACACCGCGTTCAACCTGATCCTGCGCCACAACGCCCCAAGAAGCCCGATGGTCAAAGCCTTCGCCACGGCCCTGGGCGTAGACCTGAAGACGCCGCTTTAA
- the argH gene encoding argininosuccinate lyase, producing the protein MSQPTDRLWGARFSTGPSAALAALSRCPERYFRLTPYDLAGSRAHARELQRAGLLDESETLRTLEALDRIGEDFAAGRLHPTLDDEDVHTFIERVLTERLGALGALGGKLRAGRSRNDQTANDLRLFLRDHARTITTEVLGLQQALVEQAEQHIESICPGFTHLQQAQPIVFAHHLLAHAQSMLRDVQRLVDWDARTALSPLGAAAMAGSAIARQPQHSAKEMGYTGPCENSIDAVASRDHVAEFLFVAGMLGVNISRLSEEFCLWSSRQFRWVVLDDAYATGSSIMPQKKNPDIAELARGKAGRLIGNLTGLMSTLKSLPLSYNRDLSEDKHSVLDSVDTLLLVLPAMAGMVATMQVQVQELRRQAPMGFTLATEVADWLATRGVPFKKAHEITGALVQACEKHEIELWEASPAMLAQVDARLTPEVRDCLTLEAAIAARSGWGGTAPERVREQIGRLKTALAAQQRWADSYTGFRI; encoded by the coding sequence ATGTCCCAGCCCACCGACCGCCTTTGGGGCGCTCGTTTCAGCACCGGTCCGTCTGCGGCGCTGGCCGCATTGTCACGTTGCCCTGAGCGCTACTTTCGCCTCACGCCCTACGACCTCGCCGGCTCCCGTGCCCATGCCCGCGAACTGCAACGCGCCGGTTTGCTGGATGAGTCGGAAACCTTGCGCACGCTGGAAGCGCTGGACCGCATCGGTGAGGATTTCGCCGCCGGGCGCCTGCATCCGACCCTGGATGACGAAGACGTACACACCTTTATCGAACGCGTGTTGACCGAGCGCCTGGGCGCCCTGGGCGCCCTGGGCGGCAAGTTGCGCGCCGGGCGCTCGCGCAATGACCAGACGGCCAATGACCTGCGTCTGTTCCTGCGCGACCATGCGCGCACCATCACCACCGAGGTGTTGGGCTTGCAGCAGGCGTTGGTGGAACAGGCCGAGCAGCATATCGAGAGCATCTGCCCAGGCTTTACCCATCTGCAGCAGGCGCAACCCATCGTGTTCGCCCACCATTTGCTCGCCCACGCCCAGTCGATGCTGCGCGATGTGCAGCGCCTGGTGGATTGGGATGCGCGCACGGCGTTGTCGCCACTGGGCGCCGCAGCGATGGCCGGTTCGGCGATTGCGCGTCAGCCGCAGCATTCGGCCAAGGAAATGGGCTACACCGGGCCGTGCGAAAACTCCATCGATGCCGTCGCCAGCCGTGATCATGTGGCGGAGTTCCTGTTCGTGGCAGGGATGCTCGGCGTGAATATTTCACGGCTGTCCGAGGAGTTTTGCCTGTGGTCGTCGCGGCAATTTCGCTGGGTGGTACTGGACGATGCCTACGCCACCGGCAGTTCGATCATGCCGCAGAAGAAGAACCCGGACATTGCCGAGCTGGCGCGGGGCAAGGCCGGGCGCTTGATCGGCAACCTGACCGGGTTGATGTCGACGCTCAAGTCGTTGCCGCTGTCGTACAACCGCGATTTGAGCGAAGACAAACACAGCGTGCTGGACAGTGTGGACACCTTGCTGCTGGTGCTGCCGGCGATGGCCGGGATGGTGGCGACCATGCAAGTGCAGGTGCAGGAGCTACGGCGTCAGGCGCCGATGGGGTTCACCTTGGCGACCGAGGTGGCGGATTGGTTGGCCACGCGGGGCGTGCCGTTCAAGAAGGCACACGAGATTACCGGTGCGCTGGTACAGGCCTGTGAGAAGCATGAGATCGAGTTGTGGGAAGCCTCGCCGGCGATGTTGGCGCAGGTGGATGCTCGGTTGACGCCCGAGGTGCGCGACTGCCTGACATTGGAAGCGGCGATTGCAGCGCGCAGTGGTTGGGGAGGTACGGCGCCGGAGCGGGTTCGGGAGCAGATTGGGCGGTTGAAGACCGCGTTGGCGGCTCAGCAGCGTTGGGCCGACAGTTACACCGGTTTCAGAATTTAA
- a CDS encoding amino acid ABC transporter permease: MNQTPAERLEAERKLSENQFDITQYEHVPRRYYGRMFFATLIVIVLAALLRAFANGQIEWSYIGQFLTSEAILWGLVNTIVMSILAMALGVVIGVITAIMRMSANPILRYVAITYTWLFRGTPLILQLLLWFNLALIFPVIAIPGLFSIDTVDLMTPFVAALLGLSINQGAYTAEVVRAGLLSVDTGQYEAAKSIGMPSLQALRRIILPQAMRVIIPPVGNEFISMVKMTSLASVIQYSELLHNAQNIYYANARVMELLIVAGIWYLAVVTVLSFGQSRLERRFARGAGKRS, encoded by the coding sequence ATGAACCAAACCCCGGCCGAGCGCTTGGAAGCCGAGCGCAAGTTGTCCGAGAACCAGTTCGATATCACGCAGTACGAGCATGTGCCGCGTCGCTATTACGGGCGGATGTTTTTTGCCACATTAATCGTGATTGTGTTGGCGGCGCTGTTGCGCGCCTTCGCCAATGGTCAGATCGAATGGTCCTACATCGGCCAGTTCCTCACGTCCGAGGCCATCCTTTGGGGCTTGGTGAATACCATTGTCATGTCGATCCTGGCGATGGCACTGGGCGTGGTGATTGGGGTGATCACGGCGATCATGCGCATGTCGGCCAACCCGATCCTGCGCTACGTGGCAATCACCTACACCTGGCTGTTTCGTGGCACGCCGCTGATTCTGCAGTTGCTGCTGTGGTTCAACCTGGCGCTGATTTTCCCGGTGATCGCCATCCCCGGTCTGTTCAGCATCGACACCGTGGACCTGATGACGCCGTTCGTGGCCGCCCTGCTCGGCCTGAGTATCAACCAGGGTGCCTACACCGCCGAAGTGGTACGTGCCGGCCTGTTGTCGGTGGACACCGGCCAGTACGAAGCCGCCAAGTCCATCGGCATGCCCAGCCTGCAGGCGCTGCGCAGGATCATTCTTCCGCAGGCCATGCGCGTGATCATTCCGCCGGTGGGCAACGAGTTCATCAGCATGGTGAAAATGACCAGCCTGGCCAGCGTCATCCAGTACTCGGAGCTTTTGCACAACGCGCAAAACATCTACTACGCCAACGCCCGGGTGATGGAGCTGCTGATTGTGGCGGGCATCTGGTACCTGGCAGTGGTGACTGTTCTTTCATTTGGTCAAAGCCGCCTCGAGCGCCGCTTTGCCCGCGGCGCCGGCAAGCGTTCGTAA
- a CDS encoding amino acid ABC transporter ATP-binding protein, with the protein MRSIVKAVNLNKYYDQYHALRDINIEVEQGEVMCIIGPSGSGKSTLLRCVNQLEKIDKGGLWVDGELVGYRVVGNKLHEMNEVQIARQRLATGMVFQRFNLFPHMTVLQNIIEGPCQVLKRSPKEAIEDAVELLARVGLADKRNAYPVELSGGQQQRVAIARALAMRPKLMLFDEPTSALDPELVGEVLSVMRDLATTGMTMIVVTHELGFAREVSNRMVFMDAGQIVEAGSPEEILISPQNPRTQSFISAVRT; encoded by the coding sequence ATGAGAAGCATCGTCAAGGCCGTCAACCTGAACAAGTATTACGACCAGTATCACGCGCTGCGCGACATCAACATCGAGGTCGAGCAAGGCGAGGTGATGTGCATCATCGGGCCGTCCGGTTCGGGTAAAAGCACCCTGCTGCGCTGCGTCAACCAGCTGGAGAAAATCGACAAGGGCGGCCTGTGGGTCGACGGCGAGCTGGTGGGTTACCGTGTGGTGGGCAACAAGCTGCACGAGATGAATGAAGTTCAGATCGCCCGCCAGCGCTTGGCCACCGGCATGGTGTTCCAACGCTTCAATTTGTTTCCGCACATGACCGTGTTGCAGAACATTATCGAAGGCCCGTGCCAGGTGCTCAAGCGCTCGCCCAAGGAGGCGATCGAAGATGCAGTGGAACTGCTGGCCCGCGTGGGGTTGGCGGACAAGCGCAATGCCTACCCGGTGGAATTGTCTGGCGGGCAACAGCAGCGCGTGGCGATCGCCCGTGCGCTGGCGATGCGCCCCAAGCTGATGTTGTTCGACGAACCCACGTCAGCCCTCGACCCGGAGCTGGTAGGAGAAGTGCTGTCGGTGATGCGCGATTTGGCCACCACCGGCATGACCATGATCGTGGTCACCCATGAGTTGGGTTTTGCCCGCGAAGTGTCCAACCGCATGGTGTTTATGGATGCCGGCCAGATTGTGGAAGCCGGCAGCCCGGAAGAAATTCTAATAAGCCCACAAAACCCGCGTACCCAAAGCTTCATTTCTGCCGTTCGCACTTAA